Proteins co-encoded in one Corylus avellana chromosome ca9, CavTom2PMs-1.0 genomic window:
- the LOC132191280 gene encoding calcium-transporting ATPase 4, plasma membrane-type-like produces the protein MENMLKDFQVESNNMSEAAQRRWRKAVTIVKNPRRRFRMVADLAKRSEAEKKKRKIQEKIRVALYVQKAAIQFIDAAGRAEYKLSEEAREAGFSIHPDELASIVRGHDIKGLKIFGGVEGLASKVCVSLNEGISENDLPTRQKIYGFNQYTEKPSRTFLMFVWDALLDLTLIMLMVCALVSIGVGLPTEGWPKGIYDGLGILLSIFLVVMVTAISDYRQSLQFKDLDREKKKIFINVTRDGKRKKVSIFDLVVGDIVHLSIGDQVPADGIYISGYSLLIDESSLSGESEPVNVHEEKPFLLSGTKVQDGSGKMFVTAVGMRTEWGKLMETLSEGGEDETPLQVKLNGVATIIGKIGLTFAVLTFLILAVRYLVEKALNNEFTHWSSSDALTILDYFATAVTIIVVAVPEGLPLAVTLSLAFAMKKLMDERALVRRLSACETMGSASCICTDKTGTLTTNHMVVERIWISEKIVEVKGNAIDDVLTSEISGGVLGILLQSIFQNTGSEVVKDESGKSTILGTPTESALLEFGLLLGGNFDAQRRDFKILKVEPFNSVRKKMSVLVSLPDGGVRAFCKGASEMILRMCDRVVDSNGEPVPLPEEQEKNIADVINGFASKSLRTLCLAFKDIDNTCNENNIPDNGYTFIAVVGIKDPVRPGVKDAVKTCLAAGITVRMVTGDNINTAKAIARECGILTGDGVAIEGPEFRSMSLEQMKEIIPRIQVMARSLPLDKHTLVTHLRGMFGEVVAVTGDGTNDAPALHEADIGLAMGIAGTEVAKENAGVIILDDNFATIVNVAKWGRAVYINIQKFVQFQLTVNVVALVLNFVSACISGSAPLTAVQLLWVNMIMDTLGALALATEPPNEGLLKRPPVGRGVSFITMAMWRNIFGQSIYQLAVLGVLNFDGKRLLKLSGSDATEVLNTLIFNSFVFCQVFNEINSRDIEKINVLRGIFNSWIFLGIMVGTVTFQVIIVEFLGNFASTVPLSWQLWLLSVLLGSVSLPIAVILKCIPVGRDTTKHHDGYDALPTGEDLA, from the exons ATGGAGAATATGCTGAAGGACTTCCAGGTGGAGTCCAATAACATGTCGGAAGCGGCTCAGAGGAGATGGAGGAAAGCGGTCACCATAGTGAAGAATCCCCGCCGGAGGTTCCGCATGGTCGCCGATCTCGCCAAGCGCTCCGAGGCCGAGAAGAAGAAGCGCAAAATCCAG GAAAAGATACGAGTCGCTCTTTATGTTCAAAAAGCAGCAATACAGTTCATTGACG CTGCTGGTCGAGCTGAATACAAGCTATCAGAAGAGGCTAGAGAAGCAGGTTTTAGCATTCACCCAGATGAACTTGCATCAATTGTTCGGGGTCATGATATTAAGGGCTTGAAAATCTTTGGTGGAGTTGAGGGGCTTGCGTCGAAAGTCTGTGTCTCGCTGAATGAAGGAATCAGTGAAAACGATTTACCCACTAGGCAAAAAATTTATGGATTCAACCAGTATACAGAAAAACCTTCCAGAACTTTTTTGATGTTCGTGTGGGATGCATTACTGGACCTTACACTAATCATGCTTATGGTTTGTGCTTTGGTGTCTATAGGTGTAGGACTTCCCACTGAAGGGTGGCCAAAAGGCATATATGATGGTTTGGGTATTCTTCTTAGTATATTCTTGGTAGTCATGGTTACTGCCATTAGTGACTACAGGCAGTCCTTGCAATTCAAGGATTTGGatagggagaagaagaagatttttaTAAACGTAACTAgagatggaaaaagaaaaaaagtttctaTATTTGACTTGGTCGTTGGAGATATTGTTCACTTGTCAATTGGTGATCAAGTTCCAGCAGATGGAATTTATATATCTGGATACAGTTTGTTGATTGATGAATCAAGCTTGTCAGGCGAAAGCGAGCCAGTTAATGTACATGAGGAGAAACCTTTTCTTCTTTCGGGAACTAAGGTGCAAGATGGTTCAGGAAAGATGTTCGTGACAGCAGTTGGAATGAGGACCGAATGGGGAAAGTTGATGGAAACTCTGAGCGAGGGAGGAGAAGACGAGACTCCATTGCAGGTGAAGCTAAATGGTGTTGCTACAATTATTGGTAAAATTGGCTTGACTTTTGCTGTGCTGACATTTTTGATATTGGCAGTAAGGTATCTAGTGGAAAAAGCACTTAACAATGAGTTCACACATTGGTCATCAAGTGATGCACTGACGATTCTGGACTACTTTGCTACTGCAGTAACCATTATTGTTGTTGCAGTCCCTGAAGGATTGCCATTGGCAGTGACTTTGAGCCTAGCCTTTGCaatgaaaaaattgatggatgAAAGGGCACTTGTGAGGCGTCTCTCCGCATGTGAGACAATGGGTTCTGCTAGTTGTATTTGCACGGATAAGACGGGAACATTGACCACAAACCATATGGTGGTTGAAAGAATATGGATCTCTGAAAAAATTGTGGAGGTAAAAGGTAATGCAATTGATGATGTGTTGACATCAGAAATATCTGGAGGAGTTCTAGGCATCCTATTGCAGTCGATATTTCAAAATACTGGTTCCGAAGTAGTTAAGGATGAAAGTGGAAAGAGTACCATTTTGGGAACGCCAACAGAATCAGCACTCCTAGAATTTGGCTTGCTTTTGGGGGGCAATTTTGATGCCCAGCGCAGAGACTTTAAGATACTTAAGGTTGAGCCTTTCAATTCAGTGAGGAAGAAGATGTCTGTGCTTGTTTCTCTTCCTGATGGAGGGGTACGTGCATTTTGCAAAGGTGCATCTGAAATGATATTAAGAATGTGTGACAGAGTTGTAGATAGCAATGGAGAACCTGTTCCTCTTCCTGAAGAACAGGAAAAGAATATCGCAGATGTTATAAATGGCTTTGCATCCAAATCTCTGAGGACTCTATGCTTGGCTTTTAAAGATATAGATAACACTTGCAATGAGAACAACATCCCTGATAATGGTTATACATTTATAGCAGTTGTTGGAATCAAGGATCCTGTGCGCCCTGGGGTCAAAGACGCAGTTAAAACTTGTTTAGCTGCTGGAATAACTGTTCGTATGGTCACTGGTGACAATATAAATACAGCTAAGGCCATTGCTAGAGAATGTGGAATACTCACAGGGGATGGGGTGGCCATAGAAGGACCAGAATTTCGTAGCATGTCTCTTGAGCAGATGAAGGAAATTATACCAAGAATTCAG GTTATGGCTCGGTCTTTGCCACTGGACAAGCACACCTTGGTAACCCATCTGAGGGGTATGTTTGGTGAGGTTGTTGCAGTTACTGGCGATGGGACCAATGATGCCCCCGCTTTGCATGAGGCAGACATTGGACTTGCAATGGGCATAGCAGGAACAGAG GTCGCCAAAGAAAATGCTGGTGTCATTATATTGGACGACAACTTTGCGACTATTGTTAATGTAGCCAAATGGGGACGTGCAGTATATATAAACATTCAAAAATTTGTGCAGTTCCAGTTAACTGTTAATGTTGTTGCCTTGGTGCTCAATTTTGTTTCTGCATGCATCTCTG GATCTGCTCCCCTAACGGCTGTACAGTTGCTTTGGGTAAACATGATTATGGACACTCTTGGGGCGCTGGCATTGGCTACAGAACCTCCAAATGAAGGGCTTTTGAAGAGGCCGCCAGTTGGTAGGGGTGTGAGCTTTATCACTATGGCCATGTGGAGAAATATTTTTGGTCAAAGTATATATCAACTTGCTGTCCTTGGCGTTCTCAATTTTGATGGGAAACGGCTACTAAAACTTAGCGGTTCAGATGCCACTGAGGTTCTCAACACTCTGATATTCAACTCGTTTGTGTTTTGCCAG gtgtttaatgaGATAAACAGCCGGGATATAGAGAAGATAAACGTATTACGAGGAATATTTAACAGCTGGATATTCCTAGGAATCATGGTTGGCACAGTGACTTTCCAAGTAATCATAGTTGAGTTTCTGGGCAATTTTGCAAGCACTGTGCCACTAAGCTGGCAACTATGGCTACTCAGCGTCTTACTTGGATCAGTTAGCTTGCCGATTGCTGTTATCCTAAAATGCATCCCTGTCGGAAGAGATACAACTAAGCACCATGATGGTTATGATGCGCTCCCCACCGGCGAAGACCTGGCTTGA
- the LOC132191997 gene encoding UDP-URONIC ACID TRANSPORTER 1, whose product MSSNKQALFISSLVILWYSANIGVLLLNKFLLSNYGFRFPIFLTMCHMAACAILSYISIAFLKLVPLQAIKSRSQFLKIATLSIVFCASVVGGNISLRYLAVSFNQAVGATTPFFTALFAFLLTLKREAWVTYAALVPVVTGVVIASGGEPGFHLFGFIVCISATAARAFKTVLQGILLSSEGEKLNSMNLLLYMSPIAVLVLLPATLIMEPNVLEVTLPLGKEHKFMWLLLLINSVLAYAANLSNFLVTKHTSALTLQVLGNAKGAVAVVISILLFRNPVTAVGIGGYTVTVFGVIAYGEAKRRFR is encoded by the exons ATGTCTTCCAATAAGCAAGCGCTTTTCATATCCTCCCTCGTCATCCTCTGGTACTCCGCCAACATTGGCGTCCTCCTCCTCAACAAGTTCTTGCTCTCCAACTATGGTTTCAGGTTCCCAATCTTCCTCACAATGTGCCACATGGCAGCCTGCGCCATCCTCAGCTACATTTCCATTGCCTTCCTCAAGCTCGTACCCCTCCAGGCCATCAAATCTCGCTCCCAGTTCCTCAAGATTGCGACTTTGAGCATTGTCTTTTGTGCGTCGGTGGTGGGTGGGAACATCTCCCTCAGGTACCTTGCGGTGTCGTTCAACCAGGCTGTCGGCGCCACGACGCCGTTTTTCACGGCGCTGTTTGCGTTTTTGCTGACCCTTAAGAGGGAGGCTTGGGTCACCTACGCTGCTCTTGTGCCAGTTGTTACTGGGGTTGTGATTGCTAGTGGg GGTGAGCCAGGCTTCCATTTGTTTGGATTCATTGTTTGCATAAGTGCAACTGCTGCAAGGGCCTTTAAGACTGTTCTTCAGGGTATCCTGCTTTCTTCCGAAGG GGAAAAGTTGAACTCAATGAATTTGCTGCTATACATGTCACCAATTGCAGTTCTAGTTCTATTGCCTGCAACACTTATAATGGAGCCCAATGTCTTAGAAGTTACTCTGCCGCTTGGAAAAGAACATAAATTCATGTGGCTGCTTCTTTTGATTAATTCAGTGCTGGCCTATGCAGCTAACTTGTCAAACTTCTTGGTGACAAAACATACAAGTGCACTAACGCTTCAG GTATTGGGAAATGCAAAAGGTGCTGTTGCTGTTGTTATCTCAATACTCTTGTTCAGAAATCCTGTTACCGCTGTAGGCATTGGCGGGTACACAGTAACTGTTTTTGGGGTGATTGCCTACGGAGAAGCAAAACGGAGGTTTAGATGA